Proteins from a single region of Dehalococcoidia bacterium:
- a CDS encoding NAD(P) transhydrogenase subunit alpha: MELVSLIIIFVLALFIGYEIITKVPPTLHTPLMSGSNAISGVVIVGAIIIASNTHSTLATIFSVIGIILATVNVVGGFLVTDRMLAMFKKSKK; encoded by the coding sequence TTGGAATTAGTATCTCTCATAATAATTTTTGTTTTAGCGCTTTTTATTGGATATGAAATTATAACTAAGGTTCCACCAACATTACACACTCCACTTATGTCTGGATCTAATGCAATTTCTGGAGTAGTTATTGTTGGTGCAATAATTATTGCTTCTAATACTCACAGTACTCTTGCAACCATTTTTTCTGTGATTGGAATTATACTTGCTACAGTAAATGTTGTAGGTGGATTTTTAGTTACTGATAGGATGCTTGCTATGTTCAAAAAGAGTAAGAAATAA